A genomic window from Proteobacteria bacterium CG1_02_64_396 includes:
- a CDS encoding lipopolysaccharide heptosyltransferase II, whose product MAEAPELLVTVPSWVGDCVMAMPALRRAIDGGRWSKVGVLARPWVAPLYRLVPGVEVVVIDDAKGRHRGLKGRLTLANELRTQGWNTALLLRGAIDAAFVVWWARIPHRVGHGGEGRGVLLTRSLPLTRKQWWRGHRANHYLDLLPLLEIARPPLEPDGRPTPVRWQPDAALTQAAADLLGPATGRRVGFAPGAQFGAAKKWGAARYRAVAEALLAQGIEVHLFGSRDDQAECAAVAQGLTGVRDWSGKTDLATAIALIGAMEGFVANDSGLMHVAAAWGMPVVAIFGSTRPDSTSPLGRAEILMHPVACAPCLQRECRVPGQPCMAAVDPDEVLAALMRALG is encoded by the coding sequence GTGGCTGAAGCCCCCGAGCTGTTGGTGACCGTCCCCTCCTGGGTCGGCGATTGCGTCATGGCGATGCCGGCGTTGCGCCGCGCCATCGACGGCGGTCGGTGGTCCAAGGTGGGGGTGCTCGCTCGTCCCTGGGTCGCCCCTCTGTACAGGTTGGTCCCAGGGGTTGAGGTGGTGGTGATCGACGATGCCAAGGGACGTCATCGGGGGTTGAAGGGCCGGTTGACCTTGGCAAATGAGCTGCGCACCCAAGGGTGGAATACCGCGCTGCTGCTGCGCGGCGCCATCGACGCCGCTTTTGTCGTGTGGTGGGCGCGGATCCCCCACCGGGTAGGACATGGGGGTGAGGGGCGGGGGGTGCTGTTGACCCGATCGTTGCCCCTGACCCGCAAACAGTGGTGGCGGGGGCACCGCGCCAACCACTACCTCGATCTACTCCCCCTGCTTGAGATCGCTCGCCCCCCCTTGGAGCCCGACGGGCGCCCGACTCCGGTGCGCTGGCAACCCGACGCTGCGTTAACCCAGGCTGCCGCCGATTTGTTGGGTCCAGCGACCGGAAGACGGGTCGGCTTTGCCCCCGGCGCCCAGTTTGGCGCCGCCAAGAAATGGGGAGCGGCCCGCTATCGGGCGGTGGCCGAGGCGTTGCTTGCCCAGGGGATCGAGGTCCATCTGTTTGGATCTCGCGACGACCAAGCCGAATGTGCGGCCGTCGCCCAGGGGCTGACTGGGGTGCGCGACTGGTCGGGCAAAACCGACCTGGCCACTGCGATTGCCTTGATTGGGGCGATGGAGGGGTTCGTGGCCAACGATTCGGGGCTGATGCATGTGGCGGCCGCCTGGGGCATGCCGGTGGTGGCGATTTTTGGATCGACCCGGCCCGACTCGACCTCGCCGCTGGGACGGGCCGAAATCCTGATGCATCCGGTCGCATGCGCCCCCTGTTTGCAGCGCGAATGTCGGGTGCCGGGGCAACCCTGCATGGCGGCGGTCGACCCCGACGAGGTGCTGGCCGCCCTGATGCGGGCGTTGGGATGA
- a CDS encoding outer membrane lipid asymmetry maintenance protein MlaD, producing MPRWVDFVVGLFMVAGIAAMGYLAVNLGNLQIGNQNVYTLHATFPTVSGLKLGAQVELAGVPIGRVALIAVDKLQDRADVDIEVRGDIRLPDDTFASVRTQGIIGDKYIQLTPGGSLDILGDGDEITETEGSLQLEELISKYIFEKDK from the coding sequence ATGCCCCGTTGGGTCGATTTTGTGGTCGGGTTGTTCATGGTGGCGGGGATCGCCGCCATGGGGTACCTGGCGGTTAATTTAGGCAATCTGCAGATCGGCAATCAAAATGTTTACACCCTGCATGCCACCTTTCCCACCGTCAGCGGCCTGAAGTTGGGGGCACAGGTGGAACTTGCCGGGGTGCCGATCGGCCGGGTCGCCCTTATTGCGGTCGACAAATTGCAGGACCGGGCCGATGTCGACATCGAGGTTAGGGGCGACATCAGGCTGCCCGACGATACCTTTGCCTCGGTTCGGACCCAGGGGATCATCGGCGATAAGTACATCCAACTGACCCCTGGTGGCTCTCTCGACATTCTCGGCGACGGGGACGAAATCACCGAAACCGAAGGGTCGCTCCAGCTTGAAGAGCTGATTAGCAAGTACATTTTTGAGAAGGATAAGTGA
- a CDS encoding NAD-dependent dehydratase produces the protein MNVLVTGGAGFLGSNLIDRLLAQRHKVTVLDNLQTGRLENLAHLPEGAIRFIQGDVRDPFPEPEQGAWGQIYHLACPASPPRYQADPVGTFLIAAIGTLNALEAATKAGCRVLIASTSEVYGDPEVHPQTESYRGAVNPIGPRACYDEGKRGGETLAFDYHRARGTDIAVVRIFNTYGPRMDPADGRVVSNFIVQALKGEPITLYGGGTQSRSFCYVDDLVEGLLRMMATPGFTGPVNLGNPNEFTVKELAEVIGRVLGKELTFEDRPLPQDDPLQRQPVIAVAAEKLGWAPTVQLEEGISRAAAWFQESLKL, from the coding sequence TTGAATGTATTGGTCACCGGCGGCGCCGGGTTTCTTGGCTCCAACCTGATCGACCGCCTGCTGGCCCAGAGGCACAAAGTCACCGTGCTCGACAATCTGCAAACCGGGCGACTTGAAAACCTGGCTCACCTGCCCGAGGGGGCGATCCGCTTCATTCAAGGCGATGTGCGCGATCCGTTCCCCGAGCCGGAGCAAGGGGCGTGGGGGCAGATTTACCATCTGGCCTGCCCCGCCAGCCCCCCCCGCTATCAGGCCGATCCGGTCGGCACCTTCTTGATCGCCGCCATCGGCACCCTCAACGCCCTTGAGGCGGCGACCAAGGCCGGGTGCCGGGTGCTGATCGCCTCGACCTCCGAGGTCTACGGCGATCCCGAGGTCCATCCCCAAACCGAGTCCTACCGGGGGGCGGTCAATCCCATCGGTCCGCGTGCCTGTTACGACGAGGGCAAGCGGGGGGGGGAGACCTTGGCCTTCGATTACCACCGCGCCCGCGGCACCGACATCGCCGTGGTGCGGATCTTCAACACCTACGGCCCGCGCATGGATCCCGCCGACGGACGGGTGGTGAGCAACTTCATCGTGCAGGCGCTCAAGGGCGAGCCGATCACCCTGTACGGTGGCGGTACCCAGAGCCGGTCGTTCTGCTACGTCGACGATCTGGTCGAGGGTTTGCTGCGGATGATGGCGACCCCCGGTTTTACCGGTCCGGTGAACCTGGGCAATCCCAACGAATTTACCGTCAAGGAGCTGGCCGAGGTCATCGGACGGGTGTTGGGCAAGGAGCTGACCTTCGAGGATCGCCCCCTGCCTCAGGACGATCCCTTGCAACGCCAGCCGGTGATCGCGGTGGCCGCCGAAAAGCTCGGTTGGGCCCCCACCGTGCAGTTGGAGGAGGGAATCTCCCGCGCTGCCGCCTGGTTTCAGGAGAGCCTGAAGCTGTGA
- a CDS encoding UTP--glucose-1-phosphate uridylyltransferase → MTIPTIRKAVFPVGGLGTRFLPATKAIPKEMLPIVDKPLVQYAVEEAVAAGCDEIIFVTGRGKTALEDHFDRSLELEESLRRAAKEVLLTRATEMPPPGIRMVYTRQGEALGLGHAVLCAEALVGNEPFAVILADDFILSDRAGALAQMVSAYRGGALLAVQEVPDDEISRYGVIRPGGEVAGCIAVEAMVEKPPADQAPSNLGVVGRYILPPEIFQTLRTTPKGKGGEIQLTDAIAALIGRYPVGAFRFHGTRYDCGSKGGFLAANLRVGLDHPEVAKELSRVIRQSGTDRARLIQALESGS, encoded by the coding sequence GTGACGATCCCCACGATTCGCAAGGCGGTTTTTCCCGTCGGCGGGTTGGGAACCCGGTTCCTGCCCGCCACCAAGGCAATCCCCAAAGAGATGCTCCCCATCGTTGATAAACCGCTGGTGCAGTATGCGGTTGAGGAGGCGGTGGCAGCGGGGTGCGACGAAATCATCTTTGTTACCGGGCGGGGCAAAACGGCGTTGGAAGACCACTTCGACCGTTCCCTTGAACTCGAAGAATCGCTGCGTCGCGCCGCCAAAGAGGTACTGCTGACTCGGGCGACCGAGATGCCCCCTCCGGGCATTCGCATGGTCTATACCCGTCAGGGTGAGGCGTTGGGGCTAGGTCATGCGGTGTTGTGCGCCGAGGCGTTGGTGGGCAACGAGCCCTTTGCGGTGATTCTGGCCGACGATTTCATCCTCAGCGACCGAGCCGGGGCGCTGGCCCAGATGGTCTCGGCCTATCGGGGGGGGGCGCTGCTGGCGGTACAAGAGGTGCCCGACGACGAGATCAGCCGTTATGGGGTGATCCGTCCAGGTGGTGAGGTCGCTGGTTGTATCGCCGTCGAGGCGATGGTCGAAAAACCCCCCGCCGATCAGGCTCCCAGCAATCTGGGGGTGGTCGGGCGGTACATCTTGCCCCCCGAGATTTTTCAAACCTTGCGTACCACCCCCAAAGGCAAGGGGGGGGAGATCCAGTTGACCGACGCCATCGCAGCGTTGATCGGTCGTTATCCGGTGGGCGCATTTCGGTTTCACGGCACCCGTTACGATTGTGGCTCCAAGGGGGGATTCCTAGCCGCCAATCTTCGGGTGGGACTCGACCACCCCGAAGTGGCCAAGGAACTCAGCCGGGTGATTCGGCAATCGGGGACCGACCGAGCCCGCCTTATTCAGGCATTGGAGAGCGGCAGTTGA
- a CDS encoding tRNA lysidine(34) synthetase TilS: MTPLPQDPLVARLWPEVAWLIQRFPSGALVACSGGGDSCALLDLMAQWALKGQWPWAVATFDHGLRPEAAVEARWVATQCNTYGVDHFLLHPPTPLHDLPGNLADNARRLRYEALGRCARDLGFSVVLTAHHLDDRIEGMLMALLRGGSPQALAPQPPLRPLEGDLWLARPLNNVGRGELRAYLGGRHLPWLEDPSNSSTHTGRGSARHRLLPWLEHNQPGAREGLAASLSMLSQQLQRDERAALPQTRWHWWRRDPALSPRQAMAGLGLGVALSGREEREILTRWTRSEGRWDKPGLTLLWHGNWAGWGRGGLQPWQEGVWKEDQSVFDLGDWGYLWRDGGAGLAAPPHPYWGRLIWLAATTWQVKVAPPQHPWPAGRSKVVARHLQGGLLPRWLRAPFPALGSMEGAILALPGIASARHEGQGVRVGWCPPWWRLGRR, translated from the coding sequence TTGACCCCGCTGCCCCAGGATCCCCTGGTCGCCCGCCTCTGGCCCGAGGTGGCCTGGTTGATCCAGCGCTTTCCCTCCGGCGCGTTGGTCGCATGTTCGGGTGGGGGCGATTCCTGCGCCCTGCTCGATCTCATGGCCCAATGGGCTCTTAAGGGCCAATGGCCCTGGGCGGTGGCGACCTTCGACCACGGCCTGCGCCCCGAGGCGGCGGTCGAGGCGCGCTGGGTCGCAACCCAATGCAACACCTACGGCGTCGACCATTTTCTGCTGCATCCCCCCACCCCCCTGCACGATCTTCCTGGCAATCTTGCCGACAACGCCCGTCGCCTGCGCTATGAGGCGCTTGGCCGCTGTGCCCGCGATCTCGGGTTTTCGGTGGTGCTCACCGCCCACCATCTTGACGACCGCATCGAGGGGATGTTGATGGCGCTGCTGCGCGGCGGCTCCCCCCAAGCCTTAGCCCCCCAACCCCCCTTACGCCCCCTGGAGGGCGATCTGTGGTTGGCCCGCCCCCTCAACAACGTGGGTCGCGGCGAACTGCGTGCCTACCTAGGGGGTCGCCATCTGCCCTGGCTGGAGGATCCTTCCAACAGCTCTACCCATACCGGGCGGGGATCGGCGCGCCACCGCTTGCTCCCTTGGCTAGAACACAATCAACCGGGGGCGCGCGAGGGTCTGGCCGCCAGCCTGAGCATGTTGTCCCAACAATTGCAGCGGGACGAACGGGCGGCCCTTCCCCAAACAAGATGGCATTGGTGGCGGCGCGATCCGGCGCTTTCCCCCCGACAAGCCATGGCTGGATTGGGCTTGGGGGTCGCCCTCTCGGGCCGTGAGGAGCGGGAAATCCTTACCCGCTGGACCCGTTCCGAAGGTCGCTGGGACAAGCCCGGTTTAACCTTGCTGTGGCACGGCAATTGGGCTGGATGGGGCAGGGGGGGGCTGCAGCCCTGGCAAGAAGGGGTGTGGAAGGAAGATCAATCTGTTTTCGACTTGGGCGATTGGGGTTACCTCTGGCGTGACGGCGGGGCGGGGTTGGCCGCCCCCCCCCATCCTTATTGGGGACGGCTGATTTGGCTTGCGGCAACGACTTGGCAGGTTAAGGTGGCGCCACCGCAACATCCCTGGCCCGCAGGCCGCTCGAAGGTGGTGGCTCGCCATCTTCAGGGTGGCTTGCTCCCCCGCTGGCTGCGGGCCCCCTTTCCCGCCCTGGGTTCGATGGAGGGAGCGATCTTGGCACTGCCGGGCATTGCGTCCGCCCGCCACGAAGGACAAGGGGTTCGGGTTGGATGGTGCCCCCCATGGTGGCGGCTGGGGAGACGCTGA
- a CDS encoding lipid A export permease/ATP-binding protein MsbA, with product MNHLRRLLQYLRPHVSTLILAMLCMVVVAAATAGTAFVIQPILDDVFVAKNEQALVILPWIVIAIYTTKGVAYFGQGVLMAKTRHSVIAALRSDLYTHILSLPMTVIDRQGKGQLMSRVTYDVLTIEAGLTMLVTGAVRDLLTALFLVALVIYRDPLLAFYTLIVFPLAMMPVVIIARRIKKIAQQTAQNMGMLTSRLEETLGGIRIVKAFGMQRHEAGRFRKMVDELARLGIKTETYNTTSSPIVEMFASFGIALVVYYGGSNVIAGTTTPGNFFSFLTALLMVYEPVKRLSTFNNKMHEGLAAADRVFAIIDSPPETNTGQRLLNRPTGDIAIKGLRFAYPDSKEEALKGIDLTVRQGEVVALVGASGSGKSTLANLIPRFYDPQGGSIEIGGVDIRDMELESLRGGIALVTQEVILFNETLHENIAYGRDDVSPEQVRAAAADAFALEFIEQIPERFEALAGERGGRLSGGQRQRVSIARSLLKDAPILILDEATSALDSESEAMVQQAIDRLMVGRTTLVIAHRLSTIRHADRIVVMQRGEIVEEGKHDELLARNGAYAGLYHMQFRAEQAATS from the coding sequence ATGAACCACCTGCGCCGCCTGCTCCAGTATCTGCGCCCCCACGTTTCGACCCTGATCCTCGCCATGCTCTGCATGGTGGTGGTGGCCGCCGCCACCGCTGGAACCGCCTTCGTCATTCAGCCCATTCTCGACGACGTTTTTGTCGCCAAGAACGAGCAAGCGCTGGTGATTCTCCCTTGGATCGTCATCGCCATTTACACGACCAAGGGGGTGGCCTATTTCGGGCAGGGTGTGTTGATGGCCAAAACCCGGCACTCGGTGATCGCCGCGCTGCGTAGCGACCTGTACACCCACATCCTCTCCCTACCCATGACGGTCATCGACCGTCAGGGTAAGGGGCAATTGATGAGCCGGGTCACCTATGACGTGCTGACCATCGAGGCGGGGTTAACCATGCTGGTGACCGGCGCAGTGCGCGACCTGCTCACCGCCCTGTTTCTGGTCGCCCTGGTCATCTACCGCGATCCGCTGCTCGCCTTTTACACCCTGATCGTCTTCCCCCTGGCGATGATGCCGGTGGTCATCATCGCCAGGCGCATCAAAAAGATTGCTCAGCAAACCGCCCAAAACATGGGGATGTTGACCTCCCGCCTTGAAGAAACCCTGGGGGGCATCCGAATTGTTAAAGCCTTCGGCATGCAGAGGCACGAGGCGGGACGTTTCCGCAAGATGGTCGACGAGCTGGCCCGCCTGGGCATCAAGACCGAGACCTACAACACCACCTCTTCCCCGATTGTTGAGATGTTTGCCTCCTTCGGTATTGCCTTGGTGGTTTACTACGGCGGCAGCAACGTCATCGCCGGCACCACCACCCCCGGCAATTTCTTTTCGTTCCTCACCGCTCTGTTGATGGTCTATGAGCCGGTCAAACGGCTGTCGACCTTCAACAACAAGATGCATGAGGGATTGGCGGCCGCTGACCGGGTGTTCGCCATCATCGATAGCCCCCCCGAAACCAACACCGGGCAGCGCCTTTTGAACCGTCCCACCGGCGACATTGCCATCAAGGGGCTGCGTTTTGCCTACCCCGACAGCAAGGAGGAGGCGCTCAAGGGGATCGATCTGACCGTCAGGCAAGGGGAAGTGGTGGCGCTGGTAGGGGCATCGGGCTCGGGCAAGTCGACCTTGGCCAACCTGATTCCCCGTTTCTACGACCCCCAGGGGGGGAGCATCGAAATCGGGGGGGTCGACATCCGCGACATGGAGCTTGAATCGCTGCGCGGCGGCATCGCCCTGGTGACTCAAGAGGTGATCCTCTTCAACGAAACCCTGCACGAGAACATCGCCTACGGTCGTGACGACGTCTCGCCCGAGCAGGTGCGCGCCGCCGCCGCCGACGCTTTCGCACTGGAATTCATCGAGCAAATTCCCGAGCGATTCGAAGCGCTGGCCGGGGAGCGGGGGGGGCGACTCTCCGGGGGGCAGCGGCAGCGGGTCTCCATCGCCCGGTCGCTACTCAAGGATGCCCCGATTTTAATTCTCGACGAGGCGACATCGGCCCTCGATAGCGAATCGGAAGCGATGGTGCAGCAGGCGATTGATCGGCTGATGGTGGGGCGCACCACCCTGGTGATCGCCCACCGCTTGTCGACCATCCGCCACGCCGACCGGATCGTGGTGATGCAGCGCGGCGAGATCGTCGAAGAGGGCAAACACGACGAACTTCTGGCCCGCAATGGCGCCTACGCCGGGCTGTACCACATGCAATTTCGCGCCGAACAGGCGGCTACTTCATGA
- a CDS encoding ABC transporter ATP-binding protein — MGERQLIRLNQVVKRFEGRLVTDHVSANFPQGKVSVILGGSGSGKSTLLRQMTGLLPPDGGMIEIDGQDVPQLGRRDLYRLRQRLGMLFQNGALLNAMNVFENIAFPMRAHTNLSERMIRIIVGIKLEMVGLRGTEHLMASELSGGMVKRVALARAIALDPPVMFFDEPFSGLDPISAGVIEKLILDYKKIRGATCVVVSHDIPSTFRMADHIIILSHGRVIAQGSAQEIQQSPHPEVQQFIQGLPDGPIRFRYPAQAPLQDDLMQRAQRL, encoded by the coding sequence ATTGGAGAGCGGCAGTTGATTCGACTCAACCAGGTGGTCAAACGGTTTGAAGGCCGCTTGGTTACCGACCATGTCAGTGCCAACTTCCCCCAAGGGAAGGTCAGCGTCATTCTGGGGGGCAGCGGCTCGGGCAAGAGCACCCTGCTGCGCCAGATGACCGGCCTGCTGCCCCCCGACGGGGGGATGATCGAGATCGACGGGCAGGATGTGCCCCAGCTGGGGCGGCGCGATCTGTACCGACTGCGTCAGAGGCTGGGGATGCTGTTTCAGAACGGCGCTCTGCTCAACGCCATGAACGTGTTCGAGAACATCGCCTTTCCCATGCGGGCCCACACCAACCTATCGGAACGGATGATCCGTATCATCGTCGGCATCAAGCTCGAAATGGTGGGGCTGCGCGGGACCGAACACCTCATGGCCTCCGAACTCTCCGGCGGGATGGTCAAACGGGTCGCTCTGGCCCGGGCCATTGCCTTGGATCCCCCCGTGATGTTCTTCGACGAGCCCTTTTCGGGGCTCGATCCGATCAGCGCCGGGGTGATCGAGAAATTAATCCTCGACTACAAAAAGATCCGGGGGGCGACCTGTGTGGTGGTTTCCCACGACATCCCCTCTACCTTCCGTATGGCCGACCACATCATCATCCTCAGTCATGGGCGGGTGATCGCCCAGGGCAGCGCCCAAGAGATCCAACAATCGCCCCATCCCGAGGTGCAGCAGTTCATTCAAGGATTGCCCGACGGCCCCATCCGCTTTCGGTATCCGGCGCAGGCCCCTCTTCAGGACGATTTGATGCAAAGGGCACAGCGGTTATGA
- a CDS encoding cyclophilin: MTTNLGTIKIALDADKAPKTVANFLAYVDSGFFDGKIFHRVIPGFMVQGGGFDADMNQPPTKAPIANEADNGLKNDRGTLAMARTSDPNSATAQFFINLVDNSFLNFKSKTPNGWGYCVFGKVVEGMDVVDQIAKVRTTSKRGHGDVPVDPVVIQKAVRVQN, encoded by the coding sequence ATGACCACCAACCTGGGCACCATCAAAATCGCCCTGGATGCCGACAAAGCCCCCAAGACGGTCGCCAACTTTTTGGCCTATGTCGACAGCGGCTTTTTCGACGGCAAGATTTTTCACCGGGTCATTCCCGGCTTTATGGTTCAGGGGGGGGGCTTTGATGCCGACATGAATCAGCCTCCGACCAAGGCCCCCATTGCCAATGAGGCCGACAACGGTCTGAAGAACGACCGTGGCACCCTGGCTATGGCCCGCACCTCCGATCCCAACAGCGCTACCGCCCAGTTCTTTATCAATCTGGTCGATAACAGCTTCCTCAATTTCAAAAGCAAAACCCCCAACGGTTGGGGCTACTGCGTCTTCGGCAAGGTGGTCGAGGGGATGGATGTGGTCGATCAGATTGCCAAGGTGCGCACCACCTCCAAACGGGGTCATGGCGATGTGCCGGTCGATCCGGTGGTCATCCAAAAGGCGGTTCGCGTTCAGAACTGA
- a CDS encoding ABC transporter permease translates to MNPIERLGRLGVRTLLAFGDAGTFLAETVRASVLPPVRLRFVIDQVFDIGVKSLVIIVVTGLFTGMVLGLQGYNTLSKFGSEEALGTFVALSLIRELGPVLGGLLVAGRAGSAITAEIGLMKTTEQIAALEVMAVDPMGRVVAPRWLAGMIAVPLLVAIFDVVGIYGGYLVGVDMLGVNPGAYWVEMEKYVDFDEDVFGGMVKAFVFGLFLTWMATHQGWSCRPTSEGVGQATTRTVVISSVGILIIDYVLTAILM, encoded by the coding sequence ATGAATCCCATTGAGCGTTTGGGGCGGTTGGGGGTGCGCACCCTGCTGGCTTTTGGCGATGCCGGTACCTTTCTGGCCGAAACGGTGCGGGCATCGGTTTTGCCTCCGGTGCGCCTGCGCTTTGTAATCGATCAAGTTTTCGACATCGGCGTTAAATCGTTGGTCATCATTGTTGTGACCGGTCTGTTCACCGGCATGGTGTTGGGGCTCCAGGGTTACAACACCTTGAGCAAATTCGGCTCGGAGGAGGCGCTGGGCACCTTCGTGGCGCTTTCGTTGATTCGAGAGTTGGGGCCGGTACTCGGTGGCTTGCTGGTGGCTGGACGGGCCGGATCGGCGATCACCGCCGAGATCGGTTTGATGAAAACCACCGAACAGATCGCCGCCCTTGAGGTCATGGCGGTCGATCCCATGGGGCGGGTGGTGGCGCCGCGTTGGTTGGCCGGGATGATCGCGGTGCCACTGCTGGTGGCGATCTTCGATGTGGTGGGGATCTACGGCGGCTATCTGGTCGGAGTCGACATGCTGGGGGTGAATCCCGGCGCCTATTGGGTCGAGATGGAGAAATACGTCGATTTCGACGAAGACGTTTTTGGGGGGATGGTCAAGGCCTTTGTTTTCGGCTTGTTCCTCACCTGGATGGCGACCCATCAGGGTTGGAGTTGCCGCCCCACCTCTGAAGGGGTGGGGCAAGCGACCACCCGCACCGTGGTGATCTCCTCGGTGGGGATCCTCATCATCGACTACGTGTTGACCGCCATTTTGATGTGA
- a CDS encoding UDP-glucose 6-dehydrogenase, producing MRIAVVGTGYVGLVTGTCLADLGHRVACIDIDPRKIEGLKQGQIPIYEPGLDDLVRRNAKAGRLSFTTDYEEGLTGAEVVFIAVGTPPGEDGSADLQYVLAVAKKIAEVIDHDAVIVDKSTVPVGTADQVRAVLTQTLEARDSSLSLTVVSNPEFLKEGAAVEDFMRPDRVVVGADEPESRLVMERLYAPLVRNGHPVLVMDVRSAEMTKYAANAMLATRISFMNEIALLCERLGADVEMVRRGIGTDRRIGMPFLYAGVGYGGSCFPKDVQALVHMMSDAGLPGAVVNAVEAANKAQRQWFIERIAVTLESLHGKKIAVWGLAFKPNTDDLREAPAFDVIRALLDGGAQVAAYDPVAVPGFRREGFEHPNLTLVEEEGYAALESADALVLLTEWKEFQVPDRDRMAALMNDKLVFDGRNQYDPWEWAAEGWRVLGIGRPQIEPEFLP from the coding sequence ATGCGTATCGCCGTGGTCGGCACCGGCTATGTGGGCTTGGTGACCGGCACCTGCTTGGCCGATTTGGGCCACCGTGTCGCCTGCATCGACATCGACCCCCGCAAGATCGAGGGGCTCAAACAGGGGCAAATCCCCATTTACGAACCCGGTTTGGATGATCTGGTCCGGCGCAACGCCAAGGCTGGCCGCTTGAGCTTCACCACCGATTATGAAGAGGGACTCACCGGGGCCGAGGTCGTCTTCATTGCGGTGGGTACCCCCCCCGGAGAAGACGGTTCAGCCGACCTGCAATACGTGCTGGCGGTGGCCAAGAAGATCGCCGAGGTGATCGACCACGACGCGGTGATTGTTGACAAATCGACCGTACCGGTGGGGACCGCCGATCAGGTGCGGGCGGTGCTGACCCAAACCCTGGAGGCGAGGGATTCCAGCCTCAGCCTCACCGTGGTCAGCAACCCCGAGTTTCTCAAAGAGGGGGCGGCGGTTGAGGACTTCATGCGCCCCGACCGGGTGGTGGTGGGGGCCGATGAGCCCGAATCGCGCTTGGTCATGGAGCGGCTCTACGCCCCCTTGGTGCGCAACGGCCATCCGGTGTTGGTGATGGATGTGCGCAGCGCCGAGATGACCAAATACGCCGCCAACGCCATGCTCGCCACCCGCATCAGTTTCATGAACGAAATCGCCCTTCTCTGCGAGCGGCTGGGGGCCGATGTCGAGATGGTGCGCCGCGGCATCGGCACCGACCGGCGTATCGGCATGCCCTTCCTCTATGCCGGAGTCGGTTACGGCGGCTCGTGCTTTCCCAAAGATGTGCAGGCGCTGGTCCACATGATGAGTGACGCTGGTCTGCCCGGTGCGGTGGTCAACGCGGTCGAGGCGGCCAACAAGGCGCAGCGGCAATGGTTCATCGAGCGCATCGCCGTCACCCTGGAATCGCTGCACGGCAAGAAAATCGCGGTGTGGGGACTGGCGTTCAAACCCAACACCGACGACCTACGCGAAGCCCCCGCCTTCGACGTCATCCGCGCCCTGCTCGACGGTGGCGCGCAGGTTGCCGCCTACGATCCGGTGGCGGTCCCCGGTTTTCGCCGCGAGGGGTTCGAGCACCCCAATCTCACCCTGGTCGAAGAGGAGGGTTACGCCGCGCTGGAGTCTGCCGACGCCCTGGTGCTGCTGACCGAGTGGAAAGAGTTCCAAGTTCCCGACCGCGACCGCATGGCGGCCTTGATGAACGACAAACTCGTCTTCGATGGGCGCAACCAGTACGACCCCTGGGAGTGGGCAGCCGAGGGTTGGCGGGTACTTGGCATCGGTCGTCCGCAAATTGAACCGGAGTTTTTGCCGTGA